The nucleotide sequence AAGTCGCGGGTGAAAAGTTGCAATGGCAATCTTATATCTCTCGTTATGAAGGTGTCGTTAGTAGTGAATCTAGAGTCCACTACTTGGTTGCCAAAATTGATGATCCTTATAATTTGATTGAAGGAAAACTAGATGCTGAACTGCGTGTTGGTATGTTCGTTAATGCCAACATCATGGGTAAAACCATCGATAATATTGTTAGTTTGCCAAGAGAAGTAATACATGGTGTAAATACGGTTTACGTTGTGAACGATGACAATACTTTGAAATTTATCGAAGTAGAAGTGATTAGAGGAAACGGCGACTTTGTCTATGTGAAAAATACATTTAAGCCGGGTGATAAAATCGTGAATACTGCAATAAGAACAGCAGTACCAGGAATGGCGGTAAGAATTAAAGCAGACGAAATAGTAGAACAGTCAGCCAACGTTTCTGCGGTACAATAGTCATGTCAGATATTAAAGAGAATTTAACAGGGTTCATCGCATGGTTTGCGCGAAATAGCGTAGCCGCGAATTTATTAATGGTTTTTATTTTGGTTATGGGGGCGTACTCTTATCAAAATATCACCAAAAAAATGTTACCTGAATTTAGTCCGAATAGCATCTTAGTTAGTGTTACCCATCTTGGTGCATCGCCTGCTGATGTTGAGCAGTCTGTGGTGTTAAAAATTGAAGAAAAGCTTGAAAATATTCAAGGTTTAAAACGTATTACCTCCGAAGCGACCGAAGGTTTTGCAAGCGTTACCATTGAGATTAACTCGGGCTATTCACTAGAAGAAAAACTTACCGAAGTACAAATGCAGATTGATACCATTACTACCTTTCCTGCTCAAATAGAGCGCCCATTAGTAATGAAGCAAGAATTTCAGATGGATGTGCTTTGGGTCTCCGTAAATGGTGATATGGATCGCAAGACTCGCCAAGAATTAGCACAAGATATCAAAGATGAAATTATTGCCTTGCCGGATGTAAATATTGCTGAGGTAGTCGGCCTTAGAGATTACGAAATAGCGGTCGAAGTATCTGAATTACAATTACTAGAGTACGGGTTAAAATTTGATGATATCAGTAAGGCGATTAACAACTCTTCATTAGATTTACCAGCAGGAACAATCAAATCTAAAGGTGGTTATATTCAACTGCGTACCGAAGGACAGGCGTACACAGGAGCTGAATTTGCTAACTTAGTGCTACGCTCTAACGCTGATGGTACGCATTTGCGTTTAGGTGACATAGCAACAGTTAAGGATACCTTTGTTGAAGATGATGGTTATGCTGAGTTTGATGGTAATCAAACCACCAGTATTCGTGTACGTTCTACTAGTAATCAAAACGATTTAGAGATTGCCAAGCAAGTAAAAGAATATGTAGATAAGAAAACTTTAGAGCTGCCTGAAGGCGTGAGTGTCGATGTCTTTGGTGATAGTTCATATTACTTAAGTGAACGGCTAGATATGATGTTTACAAACTTATTGGCAGGTGCTGCATTGGTATTTTTAGTACTGACATTGTTCTTGCGAGTAAGGGTAGCTTTTTGGGTAATGGTTGGTATTCCTATCTGTTTTTTTGGCGCATTTATGATGATGCCATTACTTGGTGATTGGTCAGTTACGGTCAATATGTTGAGCTTATTTGCCTTTATCATGGTGCTCGGTATCGTCGTCGATGATGCCATCGTTATTGGTGAAAGTGTTTACACTGAAGTGCAAAATAAAGGACATAGTGTAGACAATGTTATACGCGGTGCGCATCGTGTTGCTATGCCTGCAACTTTCGGCGTTTTAACAACTATTGCAGCCTTTGTTCCGTTGTTATTTATAGACGCTACTTTTGCCGCGTTCTTCAGAGCAATAGCCTTGGTGGTGGCATTATGTTTAGTCTTTTCAATTATTGAATCTAAGTGGATTTTACCGTCTCATTTATCGCATATGAAGTATACAGAAATTGATCCTGATAATGCCCATATTGTGCATCGAATTCAACTTAGGTTTAAAGCCTGGTTGGATAAAGTCATCAAACATAAATATCAGCCAATGCTAAAAACAGCGATTGCCAACCGATACAGTACAATGGCTATTTTCTTTTCAATGTTAATGGTATCAATAGGGTTGATTGCCGGTTCATTTGTTAAGGTCGAGGTTTTTCCAACGGTACCCAGTGATTTTATTCAGGGGCAAGTTGTTATGGTTGATGGTACGGCACCAACATATCGTAACGAAGCTCTGGAAAAGGTTATGGATTCCGCATATACCATGGCTGAAAAACATAAACACAATGGTGAAAGCTTTATTGAACATACCATGGTATTCACTCAGGGGGATTTAAGGGGCGGCTTCATGATGGAGCTAAATAAAGCCGAAATGCGTGAACTCGATGCATTTGAAATTGAAAAATTATGGCGTGAAGAAGTCGGCGAAATTCCAGGTGTAAGAGAAATTCGTTTGTTTGCCGGTACCAATGCCGGTGGCGGCGCTGCATTAGAGTTCCAATTAAATGGTGTTGATGAACTTGAATTAGAACAAGCAGCATTAGAAGTTCAGCAAAAGCTTGGTGAATACGATGGCGTTTTTGATATTCGTAATTCATTTAGCCGAGGTAGTAATGAAATTAAACTATTCATAAAGCCTGAAGCGGAAGTGCTAGGGCTTACTTTAAGTGATCTAGGTAGACAGGTTCGCCAGGCGTTTTATGGCGACGAGGCGCAGCGCATTCAACGTGGCCGGGACGAAGTTAAAGTGATGGTCCGCTATCCACAAGTAGATCGTCGATCATTATCGGATTTAGAAAATATGTGGATACGCACGCCAAATGGTGAAGAAGTACCTTTTTATCAAGTGGCTGACATAGAAATAGGTTATGGTTTTTCTAAAATTACCCGTATCAACAATAAACGTACGATCAAAGTTGCTGCTGATATCGATAGCTTAAAAGTAGAGTCTCGCAAAATACTTGAAGAGTTTAACACAGATATTATTCCTGAAATCTTAAGCCGTTATCCTACAGTTAAATATGGTATGGAAGGAGCGAGTAAAGAACAACAAGACTTCTTAGCGCAACTTACAGCAGCCGGACTTGTCGCACTATTCCTAATTTATGGTTTAATCGCTATCCCAACTAAATCGTACTCACAACCATTAGTGATAATGTCGGTAATACCGTTTGGTATTATTGGTGCAATATGGGGGCACTGGTTACTTGATAAAACCGTTAACATGATGTCGATGTATGGTTTTAT is from Thalassotalea crassostreae and encodes:
- a CDS encoding efflux RND transporter permease subunit, producing the protein MSDIKENLTGFIAWFARNSVAANLLMVFILVMGAYSYQNITKKMLPEFSPNSILVSVTHLGASPADVEQSVVLKIEEKLENIQGLKRITSEATEGFASVTIEINSGYSLEEKLTEVQMQIDTITTFPAQIERPLVMKQEFQMDVLWVSVNGDMDRKTRQELAQDIKDEIIALPDVNIAEVVGLRDYEIAVEVSELQLLEYGLKFDDISKAINNSSLDLPAGTIKSKGGYIQLRTEGQAYTGAEFANLVLRSNADGTHLRLGDIATVKDTFVEDDGYAEFDGNQTTSIRVRSTSNQNDLEIAKQVKEYVDKKTLELPEGVSVDVFGDSSYYLSERLDMMFTNLLAGAALVFLVLTLFLRVRVAFWVMVGIPICFFGAFMMMPLLGDWSVTVNMLSLFAFIMVLGIVVDDAIVIGESVYTEVQNKGHSVDNVIRGAHRVAMPATFGVLTTIAAFVPLLFIDATFAAFFRAIALVVALCLVFSIIESKWILPSHLSHMKYTEIDPDNAHIVHRIQLRFKAWLDKVIKHKYQPMLKTAIANRYSTMAIFFSMLMVSIGLIAGSFVKVEVFPTVPSDFIQGQVVMVDGTAPTYRNEALEKVMDSAYTMAEKHKHNGESFIEHTMVFTQGDLRGGFMMELNKAEMRELDAFEIEKLWREEVGEIPGVREIRLFAGTNAGGGAALEFQLNGVDELELEQAALEVQQKLGEYDGVFDIRNSFSRGSNEIKLFIKPEAEVLGLTLSDLGRQVRQAFYGDEAQRIQRGRDEVKVMVRYPQVDRRSLSDLENMWIRTPNGEEVPFYQVADIEIGYGFSKITRINNKRTIKVAADIDSLKVESRKILEEFNTDIIPEILSRYPTVKYGMEGASKEQQDFLAQLTAAGLVALFLIYGLIAIPTKSYSQPLVIMSVIPFGIIGAIWGHWLLDKTVNMMSMYGFIALSGVVVNDSLILVDFINKAKGTGMRLKDIVIESGMLRFRAILLTSLTTFFGILPIYFETSLQAQFIIPMAISLGFGIVFATVITLFLIPSMYLIREDIGVLFRGKRHDSNLTVK